The Solanum lycopersicum chromosome 9, SLM_r2.1 genome window below encodes:
- the LOC138338388 gene encoding uncharacterized protein: protein MEAPRGSTSGIGGGANDLYAITIRQEQENSPDVVTDPKASLSFVTPYVANKFEILREKLCEPICVSTPVGTRVVKFQIPNEPVIEWSSSLSMPKGHFISFIKVLKKRLTIAPVLTLPESTQGFVVYCDASRVCLGCVLMQNGKVNLVVDASRMLSMGSTTHIEKEKRELAKDVHRLACLGVRRMDSTKGQIVVTSGYESSLVPEFKGELKHPFHPLIDGQAKNTIQTLEDLLTTSVIDFKGNCDDQLAMIEFAYNNNYHSSILMAPYEALYGRRCRSPNGWFKVGEAGLIGPNLVHQAKEKVKVIQERLKTTRSRKNPTQILGEDHWSLMLMIGYT from the exons ATGGAAGCACCTAGAGGATCCACTTCCGGTATTGGAGGAGGGGCAAACGACCTCTATGCAATCACTATTCgccaagagcaagagaactctccagatgttgtcactg acCCAAAAGCAAGTTTGtcatttgtaactccttatgttgcaaataagTTTGAGATTCTTCGTGAGAAACTTTGTGAACCCATTTGTGTTTCTACACCTGTTGG aactcgagttgtcaagtttcagaTTCCTAATGAGCCTGTTAtagagtggagtagtagttTATCAAtgcctaagggtcatttcatttcattcattaag GTGTTAAAGAAGAGGTTGACTATTGCCCCAGTCTTGACCTTACCAGAaagtactcaaggttttgtggtgtattgtgatgcatctagagtttgTTTGGGCTGTGTATTAATGCAGAATG GTAAGGTTAATCTGGTTGTTGATGCTTCAAGAATGTTATCCATGGGAAGTACCACCCATATTGAGAAGGAAAAGAGGGAGTTAGCCAAAGATGTGCACAGACTTGCATGCTTAGGAGTCAGACGTATGGATTCCACAAAAGGACAAATAGTGGTGACCAGCGGGTATGAATCATCACTAGTGCCAGAG TTCAAGGGTGAACTTAAGCATCCTTTCCATCCTCTGATAGATGGGCAAGCAAAGAATACTATCCAAACCTTAGAAGATCTGTTGACAACTtctgtgattgatttcaaggggaATTGTGATGATCAGCTAGCTATGATTGAATTCGCTTACAACAACAATTATCATTCTAGCATCCtaatggctccatatgaagctctttatgggagaagatgcagatctcccAATGGGTGGTTTAAAGTTGGCGAAGCAGGTTTGATAGGACCAAATCTAGTTCACCAAGCAAAGGAGAAGGTGAAGGTCattcaagagagattgaaaaCAACACGAAGTCGTAAAAATCCTACTCAGATATTAGGAGAAGATCATTGGAGTTTGATGTTGATGATTGGTTATACTTGA